From one Rosa rugosa chromosome 4, drRosRugo1.1, whole genome shotgun sequence genomic stretch:
- the LOC133742935 gene encoding uncharacterized protein LOC133742935, which translates to MKNTTSTSLFISILFLLLFSSSAQKNQDSEIFAASRTLRQEEEHAYCSRERSRAAWKIIEQYLMPFVEKERYEISSKCRLHPDNDLFRDQERHKIHLDINEWQCGYCKKSFRAEKFLDQHFDNRHYNLLNVSGSKCLADLCGALHCDAVMNTQSSKKKCNPAATARNHHLCEGLANSCFPTNQGPSARRLNELFLHQFCHSHTCSGKQKPFSRGGQKQVHVFYLAISILTLMLLPIFYVILYLHQREMRTGTQELRRIQKVGQKKKPS; encoded by the exons ATGAAGAACACAACTTCAACGAGCCTATTTATTTCGATTCTTTTCCTGTTATTGTTTTCCTCCTCTGCCCAGAAAAACCAG GATTCTGAAATTTTTGCAGCTTCAAG AACGCTTCGACAAGAAGAAGAGCATGCTTATTGttcaagagaaagaagtagGGCGGCATGGAAAATTATCGAGCAG TATTTGATGCCATTTGTGGAAAAAGAACGCTATGAGATCTCAAGTAAGTGTCGCCTTCATCCTGACAATGATCTATTTAGGGATCAGGAACGGCACAAGATTCATTTGGATATAAATGAATGGCAGTGTGGATACTGTAAGAAGAGCTTCCGTGCTGAAAAGTTTCTTGATCAGCATTTTGACAACAGACACTACAATCTTCTGAATGTA AGCGGAAGCAAGTGCTTAGCTGATCTATGCGGAGCTTTGCATTGTGATGCTGTAATGAATACCCagtcaagcaaaaaaaaatgcaatcctGCAGCTACTGCAAGGAATCACCACCTATGTGAG GGTCTTGCTAATAGCTGTTTTCCTACCAATCAGGGTCCCTCAGCACGCCGTCTTAATG AATTGTTCTTGCACCAGTTCTGTCATTCTCACACTTGCTCGGGGAAGCAGAAACCCTTTTCTAGAGGAGGACAG AAGCAAGTACATGTATTCTACCTGGCTATTTCCATACTGACTCTGATGCTGCTCCCTATTTTCTATGTGATACTTTATTTGCACCAAAG AGAGATGAGAACTGGTACCCAAGAGCTCAGGCGCATCCAGAAAGTCGGGCAGAAGAAGAAACCCTCATAG
- the LOC133746082 gene encoding disease resistance protein RPV1-like: protein MATQLRASSSFSSISFSTRSYTYDVFLSFRGEDTRYNFTDHLHKYLVLNRINTFKDDELTRGEEISQALLRAIEGSKLSLIVFSENYASSKWCLDELVHILDCKRSNNQMVQPIFYNVDPSEVRHQRGKFGEALAEHERRFKDDMDKVLRWRAALSEAANLSGWHFSGGYESLFIDRIVEEISTQVKEPTYLDMPKCQVGLDSRVQDMLEILDVDRDDVRMVGIWGTGGIGKTTIAKAVYNKIAHKFKASCFLANVREGSEPHGGLVNLQNIILSKIVVGKELMATNVYEGSTLLRERLRDKRILLVLDDVNKLDQLNKLAGTSDWFQHGSRVIITTRDKHLLIAHQVKPIYEVRELGRLEAHKLFSSYAFKDNKNLDDNEKLSVSSIVEYAKGLPLALEVLGSCLCDTSIYKWQAMLHGFKRNPPKDIRDVLIISYDGLQETVQKVFLDIACFFKGWNRNDVIQILEGCGHINPEHSIKVLEENALIYVGRYLSMHDLLEEMGKEIVYRQSPNEPGERNRLWYHEDVRQVLTKNTGTSKIEGIIVKLPTIYEIHLSPRCFKKMKNLKIFINVNGVLCGEVDYLPNELRLLDWPYYPSQYLPSNFTMKNLVQLNICESRISCLGEGFKSLPNLKSLNLSKCKFLTKIPDLSGSPSLEWLHLGGCSSLYEIHPSIGVLEKLVHLFLQGCSNLMMLPRKVHWRSLRFICLNDCTRLENFPEIEGEMKYLKDLNLWNTAIKELPSSVGHLINLEELHVMECKNFTNLPGSIYELQKLKKVKLYDCPKLRTFPNKVDSEVLPTYSKVSHDNSDSEFDLALPWLFEFTAGGCNLSNTDFLASFDCACSLYELDLSGSPIVILSECINKFVNLSRLNLRGCTRLVEIPKLPSRIEWLYLRDCVSLERISKLSNILERKESQMIKEMDLTNCWRLCENLVQMANKDDEDELDADLFSKLLSSQQVEFTVRFPGSEVPKWFGCQMDFKGFRRFEFCIEILENFKWDNTGLAVCVVVDQKLQDTCGVCAFKVYIHINEVSVSRLGTQYVVSEQSDHVWLHYIPFLDMWRFGYARPLPPFTCVVTIFQCNHSKASLKTCGVHLVIPANEDVCMRLSHAENLNNEFPSDLYQDYWENYRPKQRTDCKVLYTDAQLENEKV from the exons ATGGCCACCCAATTGAGAGcttcttcctctttctcttCTATTAGTTTTTCCACCCGTTCATACACATACGATGTGTTTCTGAGTTTCAGAGGCGAGGATACTCGCTACAATTTTACAGATCATTTGCACAAATATTTGGTTCTCAACAGGATCAACACCTTCAAAGATGATGAGCTTACAAGAGGAGAGGAAATATCACAAGCACTTCTCCGAGCCATTGAAGGATCAAAGCTCTCTCTCATCGTGTTCTCCGAAAACTACGCATCGTCGAAGTGGTGTTTGGATGAACTAGTTCATATCCTTGAttgtaaaagatcaaataaccAAATGGTTCAGCCAATCTTTTATAACGTGGATCCCTCAGAAGTTAGACACCAAAGAGGTAAATTTGGTGAGGCACTTGCAGAGCATGAACGCAGATTCAAAGATGATATGGACAAGGTGTTAAGATGGAGAGCAGCTCTTTCAGAAGCAGCAAACTTATCTGGGTGGCATTTTTCCGGCGG GTATGAATCTTTGTTTATTGATAGAATTGTTGAAGAGATTTCCACACAAGTAAAAGAACCAACTTATTTGGATATGCCAAAGTGTCAAGTTGGGCTAGACTCTCGAGTACAAGATATGCTTGAAATTTTAGATGTTGACAGAGATGATGTACGCATGGTGGGGATATGGGGAACTGGTGGAATAGGGAAGACAACAATTGCTAAAGCTGTTTACAATAAAATTGCCCATAAGTTTAAAGCTAGCTGCTTTTTGGCAAATGTTAGAGAAGGTTCAGAACCACATGGAGGTTTAGTCAACCTACAAAACATTATTCTTTCTAAGATTGTTGTGGGGAAAGAATTGATGGCAACCAATGTTTATGAAGGAAGTACTTTATTGCGTGAAAGATTGAGAGATAAAAGGATTCTCTtagttcttgatgatgtgaataAACTGGACCAGTTGAACAAATTAGCAGGAACATCTGATTGGTTTCAACATGGCAGTAGAGTTATCATAACAACAAGAGATAAACATTTGTTGATTGCTCATCAAGTGAAGCCAATATATGAGGTCCGTGAACTAGGTCGTCTTGAAGCTCATAAGCTCTTCAGTTCATATGCCTTCAAGGATAATAAAAATCTGGATGACAATGAGAAGTTGTCTGTTAGTAGTATTGTTGAATATGCTAAAGGGCTTCCACTAGCGCTAGAGGTTTTAGGTTCATGTTTATGTGATACATCTATATATAAATGGCAAGCTATGTTACATGGTTTTAAAAGAAATCCTCCTAAAGACATTCGAGATGTTCTTATAATAAGTTATGATGGATTGCAAGAAACAGTGCAAAAAGTTTTCCTTGACATTGCGTGTTTCTTCAAAGGTTGGAATAGAAATGATGTGATACAAATACTAGAAGGTTGTGGCCACATCAATCCCGAGCATAGTATTAAAGTTCTCGAAGAAAATGCCCTCATATATGTTGGTAGATACTTAAGCATGCATGATTTGCTAGAAGAAATGGGAAAAGAGATAGTTTATCGACAATCACCAAACGAGCCTGGTGAACGCAACAGATTGTGGTATCACGAGGATGTGCGCCAAGTTTTAACAAAAAACACA GGAACAAGTAAAATTGAAGGCATAATTGTAAAGCTGCCTACAATATATGAGATACACTTGAGTCCTAGATGCttcaaaaagatgaaaaatcttAAAATTTTTATAAACGTCAATGGAGTGCTTTGTGGAGAGGTTGATTATCTTCCCAATGAGTTGAGGTTGCTTGATTGGCCTTACTACCCGTCTCAATATTTGCCGTCCAATTTTACAATGAAGAACCTTGTTCAATTGAATATTTGTGAAAGCCGCATCTCATGTCTTGGGGAAGGATTCAAG AGCTTGCCAAATCTGAAATCCTTAAATTTGTCGAAATGCAAATTCCTAACAAAAATCCCAGACCTGTCTGGTAGCCCAAGTTTAGAGTGGCTGCATCTTGGCGGATGTTCAAGTTTATATGAGATTCATCCTTCTATCGGAGTTCTTGAAAAGCTTGTTCACCTGTTTCTTCAAGGATGCTCTAACCTTATGATGCTTCCGAGAAAAGTTCACTGGAGATCACTGCGATTCATTTGTCTTAATGATTGCACAAGGCTGGAGAACTTTCCTGAAATCGAGGGAGAGATGAAATACTTAAAAGACTTGAATTTATGGAACACTGCCATCAAAGAATTGCCTTCATCAGTTGGACATCTGATTAATCTTGAAGAGCTACATGTAATGGAATGTAAAAACTTCACAAACCTGCCTGGCAGCATTTATGAGTTGCAGAAGTTAAAGAAGGTTAAGTTGTATGACTGCCCCAAACTCAGAACATTCCCAAATAAGGTGGACTCTGAAGTGCTTCCAACTTACTCTAAGGTTTCACATGACAACTCTGACTCTGAATTCGATTTGGCTCTTCCTTGGCTATTTGAATTCACTGCGGGAGGATGCAACTTATCAAATACTGATTTCCTTGCGTCCTTTGATTGTGCATGCAgtttatatgaacttgatttaTCAGGAAGCCCCATTGTTATTCTTTCCGAATGCATCAATAAGTTTGTCAACTTGTCAAGACTGAATTTGAGGGGCTGCACGAGGCTCGTAGAAATTCCAAAGCTTCCATCAAGGATTGAATGGTTGTATCTGAGGGACTGCGTATCATTGGAAAGAATTTCAAAGTTGTCAAACATTTTGGAGCGTAAAGAATCACAAATGATTAAGGAGATGGACTTGACTAATTGCTGGAGACTTTGTGAAAATTTGGTTCAGATGGCAAACAAGGATGATGAGGATGAGTTGGACGCTGATCTCTTCTCAAAACTCCTATCTTCTCAACAAGTCGAATTCACAGTTAGATTTCCAGGAAGCGAGGTTCCAAAGTGGTTCGGGTGTCAAatggatttcaagggttttcgACGGTTTGAATTTTGTATTGAAATACTTGAAAATTTCAAATGGGACAACACAGGATTGGCTGTGTGTGTTGTTGTTGATCAAAAGTTGCAAGATACTTGTGGTGTTTGCGCTTTTAAGGTCTATATTCACATCAATGAAGTAAGTGTTTCACGTCTCGGCACACAGTATGTTGTTTCAGAACAGTCGGATCATGTGTGGTTGCATTACATACCATTCCTTGATATGTGGCGATTTGGTTATGCACGTCCATTGCCACCTTTTACGTGTGTAGTCACTATTTTTCAATGTAATCACTCTAAGGCGTCCTTAAAAACATGTGGGGTCCACCTTGTAATACCAGCCAATGAGGACGTTTGTATGAGGCTATCCCATGCAGAGAACCTCAACAATGAATTTCCCTCGGACCTTTACCAG GACTACTGGGAAAATTATCGTCCCAAGCAGAGGACCGACTGCAAAGTATTATATACTGATGCACAACTGGAGAACGAAAAGGTGTAA
- the LOC133746392 gene encoding uncharacterized protein LOC133746392, whose amino-acid sequence MGKKAKKPGKGKEKTEKKTAKAEEKRARRDTKKLSPEDDIDAILLSIQKEEAKKKEVHVEENVPAPSPRSNCTLSVNPLKETELILYGGEFYNGNKTFVYGDFYRYDVEKQEWKLISSPNSPPPRSAHQAVTWKNYIYIFGGEFTSPNQERFHHYKDFWMLDLKTNQWEQLNLKGSPSPRSGHRMVLYKHKIIVFGGFYDTLREVRYHNDLYVFDLDQFKWQEITPRPGAMWPSARSGFQFFVYQDEIFLYGGYSKEVSSDKTSSEKGIVHSDLWSLDPRTWEWNKVKKSGMPPGPRAGFSMCVHKKRALLFGGVVDMEVQGDVMMSLFLDELYGFQLDNHRWYPLELRKGKSTKDKVKKSSGRKRNNDGDDKIDTTEQEESKENGKDENSEYDEEVGDSGSKIDGISQQMATAMNVDDSDLPEIVKPCGRINSCMVVGRDTLYVYGGMMEVKDQEITLDDLYSLNLSKLDEWKCIIPASQSEWVEASEDEDEDEDEDEDEDEDEDEDEDEDEETDDDNDGESGKGGSLQMGEAVALIKGGGKTLRRKEKRARIEQIRASLGLSDSQRTPMPGESLRDFYKRTNMYWQMAAHEHTQHTGKELRKDGFDLAEARYTELKPILDELAILEAEQKAEEQEAETSTSARKRGKKR is encoded by the exons ATGGGGAAGAAAGCGAAGAAGCCCGGAAAGGGAAAAGAGAAGACGGAGAAGAAAACAGCCAAAGCTGAGGAGAAGAGAGCTCGCAGAGACACCAAGAAGCTCTCTCCCGAGGACGACATCGATGCCATTTTG CTGAGTATACAAAAGGAGGAAGCCAAGAAGAAGGAAGTCCATGTTGAGGAAAATGTCCCAGCTCCTTCTCCGCGTTCCAACTGCACC CTGAGCGTCAATCCCTTGAAAGAGACAGAGTTAATCCTTTACGGGGGTGAATTCTACAATGGTAATAAG ACGTTTGTCTATGGCGATTTTTACCGGTACGATGTTGAAAAGCAGGAATGGAAGTTAATTTCAAGCCCTAATAGTCCACCCCCTCGTAGTGCTCACCAGGCTGTCACCTGGAAGAACTATATTTACATCTTCG GTGGTGAATTTACTTCCCCAAACCAAGAGAGGTTCCATCACTATAAG GACTTTTGGATGTTGGAtctcaaaacaaatcaatggGAACAGCTAAACTTAAAAGGGAGTCCAAGTCCACGCTCAGGTCATCGAATG GTATTGTACAAGCACAAGATTATTGTTTTTGGCGGCTTCTATGACACTCTAAGAGAAGTGAG GTATCATAATGATCTTTATGTATTTGACCTGGACCAGTTCAAG TGGCAAGAAATAACCCCTAGGCCTGGGGCCATGTGGCCAAGTGCACGAAGTGGCTTTCAATTTTTTGTTTACCAAGATGAG ATCTTTCTATATGGTGGCTATTCCAAAGAAGTTTCATCTGATAAAACCAGCTCTGAGAAAGGAATTGTTCATTCAGACTTGTGGTCCCTTGATCCTAGGACATGGGAATGGAACAAG GTAAAAAAAAGTGGGATGCCTCCTGGACCTCGCGCTGGGTTttccatgtgtgttcataagaAGCGAGCTTTGCTATTTGGGGGTGTAGTGGACATGGAAGTTCAAG GTGATGTAATGATGAGCTTGTTCTTGGACGAACTTTATGGCTTCCAATTAGACAACCATCGCTG GTACCCATTGGAGCTACGGAAGGGGAAGTCAACAAAAGATAAG GTAAAAAAAAGTTCTGGACGAAAACGTAATAATGATGGTGATGATAAAATAGATACAACTGAACAAGAGGAGTCTAAAGAAAATGGCAAAGATGAGAATTCTGAATACGATGAAGAAGTAGGCGACTCGGGGAGCAAAATTGATGGTATATCGCAGCAAATGGCTACAGCCATGAATGTTGATGATTCTGATTTACCAGAG ATAGTGAAGCCCTGTGGACGTATCAATTCCTGCATGGTTGTTGGAAGAGATACATTATATGTTTATGGAGGAATGATGGAGGTCAAGGATCAAGAAATTACACTGGATGACTTGTATTCTCTTAATCTTAGCAAACTTGATGAGTGGAAGTGCATCATACCG GCATCGCAATCTGAATGGGTTGAGGCctctgaagatgaagatgaggatgaggatgaggacgaggatgaagatgaggatgaagatgaagatgaggatgaagatgaggagACTGATGATGATAATGACGGAGAG AGTGGTAAAGGTGGATCGCTTCAAATGGGGGAAGCTGTTGCTTTAATCAAGGGCGGGGGAAAGACTCTGCGGAGGAAAGAGAAACGGGCCAGAATAGAGCAGATTAGAGCCAGTCTTGGCCTTTCAGATTCGCAAAGAACCCCAATG CCTGGTGAATCTTTGAGAGATTTCTACAAACGTACAAATATGTACTGGCAAATGGCAGCCCACGAACATACCCAACACACTGGAAAG GAGCTCCGTAAGGATGGCTTTGATCTTGCTGAAGCTCGATACACAGAGCTTAAACCAATTCTGGACGAG TTGGCCATATTAGAGGCAGAGCAGAAGGCTGAAGAGCAAGAAGCTGAAACCAGTACTAGTGCTAGGAAGAGAGGCAAGAAAAGATAG